Proteins found in one Cetobacterium somerae genomic segment:
- the dinB gene encoding DNA polymerase IV, whose product MKKLICHYDMDAFYASIEIRDNPKYKDKPIVVAGGVVTTASYPARKFGIHSAMNTLDAKRLCPKLIVLPVNKDKYAYESKIIHELVLKITHKVEFIALDEGFIDITDIIPRFQSKESFATLFRKRIYEITGLTCSVGIGPNKLTAKIASDINKPGGQHIFNNEEEFIEFIKEKNIRKLPGVGKQFEKILNKNNIHFVKDIYPFSLKELVAKYGSSRGGMLYTYSRGIDHREVEFNRAIHSIGNENTFRIPLDSEEEISREVDALFQWSYNRLQRKNLLTKTVSLKVRFKNRETITRSKTRFIPSDDKDILKGMLDEILNSLDLVNNIKLLGVSFSNLENPSSRQLVFEKLY is encoded by the coding sequence ATGAAGAAATTAATATGCCACTACGATATGGACGCTTTTTACGCTTCTATTGAGATTAGGGATAATCCAAAGTATAAAGATAAGCCCATTGTTGTTGCTGGAGGCGTTGTTACAACTGCTAGCTATCCTGCTCGTAAGTTTGGTATCCACTCTGCCATGAATACCTTAGATGCCAAAAGATTATGCCCTAAACTTATTGTCCTCCCTGTAAATAAAGATAAATATGCTTACGAATCTAAAATTATCCACGAACTTGTTTTAAAAATTACTCATAAGGTAGAATTCATAGCTCTTGATGAAGGATTTATCGATATAACTGATATTATTCCAAGATTTCAATCAAAAGAAAGTTTTGCTACACTTTTTAGAAAAAGAATCTATGAAATTACAGGACTTACCTGTTCTGTAGGAATTGGTCCTAATAAATTAACTGCTAAAATTGCTTCTGATATAAATAAACCTGGAGGACAACATATTTTTAATAATGAAGAGGAATTTATTGAGTTTATAAAAGAAAAAAACATTAGAAAACTTCCTGGTGTTGGAAAACAGTTTGAAAAAATTTTAAATAAAAATAATATTCACTTTGTTAAAGATATTTACCCATTCTCATTAAAAGAACTTGTTGCAAAATATGGAAGTTCTCGTGGAGGAATGCTTTATACCTATAGTCGTGGAATTGATCATCGTGAAGTTGAATTTAATAGAGCTATCCACTCTATTGGAAATGAAAATACATTTAGAATTCCTCTTGATTCAGAAGAGGAAATCAGTAGAGAAGTTGATGCTCTTTTCCAATGGTCATACAATAGACTTCAAAGAAAAAACCTTCTCACTAAAACCGTCTCTTTAAAAGTTCGTTTTAAAAATAGAGAAACTATAACTCGTTCTAAAACTCGATTTATTCCAAGTGATGATAAAGATATTTTAAAGGGAATGCTTGACGAAATTTTAAACTCTTTAGATTTAGTAAACAATATAAAACTTCTCGGTGTTTCCTTCTCTAATTTAGAAAATCCTTCAAGTAGACAACTTGTTTTTGAAAAACTTTATTAA
- a CDS encoding site-specific integrase: protein MKNSNGSGSICKLKGKRRKPWYVRATIEFSSDGKQIRKSIGTFATKREAQEALYNYNKNPLLYSKKTFKNILDLWWSAYTKKVTQKTTISTHIYRMRAFEPLHDRIIADIRLFELQELFDNMTTSWSFKNGCKSVLNMIFDFALKNEFIDSNRVSFIEIGKKEKVIERRVFTKKEIETLWENLDSKYCYIILILIYTGMRIGELLNLKNEDIDLHNSCLTIRESKTDAGVRIIPISSKIFNLFVTNMVKDQEYFLKGETTNQLSYSTFKPRFQKLLKSLNIEPHTIHDTRHTFATLLNNANANQSAITKLIGHSDFSITENVYTHKDTEELRKAIDLLC from the coding sequence ATGAAAAATTCAAATGGAAGTGGTTCTATTTGTAAATTAAAGGGAAAAAGAAGGAAACCATGGTATGTTAGAGCTACAATAGAGTTTTCTAGTGATGGTAAACAAATTAGAAAATCTATAGGTACATTTGCTACGAAGAGAGAAGCTCAAGAAGCTTTATATAACTACAATAAAAACCCATTACTATATAGTAAGAAAACTTTTAAAAATATTTTAGATTTATGGTGGAGTGCATACACTAAAAAAGTTACACAAAAAACAACTATAAGTACACATATTTATAGAATGAGAGCTTTTGAACCATTACATGATAGAATCATAGCAGATATAAGATTGTTTGAATTGCAAGAGTTATTTGATAATATGACAACTTCTTGGAGTTTTAAAAATGGATGTAAAAGTGTTCTTAATATGATATTTGATTTTGCTTTAAAAAACGAATTTATTGATTCCAATAGAGTTAGCTTTATTGAGATTGGGAAAAAGGAAAAAGTTATTGAAAGAAGAGTATTTACAAAAAAAGAAATCGAGACTTTGTGGGAAAATCTCGATTCTAAATACTGCTATATAATTTTAATTCTCATCTACACTGGAATGAGAATAGGTGAACTTCTCAATTTAAAAAATGAAGATATCGACCTGCATAACTCATGTCTTACTATAAGAGAAAGTAAAACAGATGCTGGTGTTAGAATTATACCAATTTCTTCAAAGATTTTCAATTTATTTGTTACCAATATGGTAAAAGATCAAGAGTACTTTTTAAAAGGAGAAACTACTAATCAATTAAGTTATTCTACTTTTAAACCTCGATTTCAGAAGCTGCTAAAATCATTAAATATTGAACCTCATACAATTCATGATACTCGACATACTTTTGCAACTTTACTAAACAATGCTAACGCAAATCAAAGTGCTATAACTAAATTAATTGGTCACTCAGACTTTTCTATTACAGAAAATGTCTATACTCATAAAGACACTGAAGAGCTAAGAAAAGCTATTGATTTACTATGCTGA